TCCTGCATGCGGTCCTGGACGTAGACCTTGCGGGCCTGGTCGCGGGAGAAGGCGGTGTCGAGGCGGGTGAGGACGCCGTCCTTGTGCATGGCTTGGAACTGATCTTTGTAGAGAAAGTCCATGGCCTCGCGTTGTTCGCCGAAGAAGAGCCAGTTGTCGCCTCTCTGGCCGGTGGCCTGTCGCTCTTCGAGGAAGGCGCGGAAGGGAGCGATACCGGTGCCGGGGCCGATCATGATGACCGGTTTGGTGGTGTCTTCGGGGAGGCGGAAGCTGTTGTTGGAGTGGAGGAAGATGGGCATCGTCGTGCCTTCGCCAGCGCGGTCGCCGAGGTGTCCGGAGGCCACCCCCTGGCGGTCGCGGTCGTGGGCCTCGTAGCGGACTACGCGGACGGTGGTCTGTACGTTGTCCTTGTGCATGGCCTGGCTGGAGGCGATGGAGTACATGCGGGGGGTGAGGCGCTGGAGGATGTTGAAGAGCTGCTGGGGGTCGGTGACCACCTTGGGAAAGTCGGTGGCGAGGTCGACGAACTCGCGTCCCCAGCAGTACTCCTCGGCGCGGGCCTTGTTTTCGGGGCCGACGAGGCATTTGAGACGTTCGTTGGTGGGGGCGAGTTTGGCGTACTGGCCTACGGAGCCGCGGGAGAGTTTGCCGATGCCGAGGCGGGTGCGGAGGGCCTCTTCGAGGCTGATTTCGACCTTGTAGTGGTCGAGGACGCGTTCGCGGCCGGTGAAGTGGAGGGCTTCGAGGACCTCGGCTACGGCGATAGCGCGGTTTTCGGGGATGATTCCAACAGCGTCGCCGGGGGTGTAGGTCATGCCCTCTTCGATGGTGAGCTCGACGTGACGGGTCTCCTTCTCCGAGCCTTCGCCGGTGAGGAGGCGGTTGTAGGTCACGGTGGAGAGGAAGGGGTTGTTGCGGGTGTATTTGGATGCGTGTCCGCTTGTCGGCTGGTCTTTTTGGGCTTCTTGGGCTTCCACTTCGGTCATTTTTCTATGGTAAAACGCATCGGGGCAAAAATGCTTGTAAAGGCGTGTTCTTTTGCGGTGCTTTCGTGGTGTTTCGGTGGTGCGTTGTGGTGATTCGGTGGTGTGCTGTTTGTTGTTTCAGGTGTCACCTTTCGAATCTCGTTTTGACCCCTCCCCCCCCCTGGGGGTTTTTTGCAGGGATGTCTTTTATTTTGAGTGGTTTGCGGTGGATTGGTGTCTGCAAGCTATTGATTGCAGGAGGCTTATTCGCAAAATATCTGTTTTGTGAAACTTGCAAGCTAGTGAAGTTACTTAGCTAATCCCAGTTAGGCGAACCCTCAGTAAGACAATTAGTGGTTTGCAGCTTTCTTTGCTGAAATCCGCACACACAACGCACGCTTTCCTGACGAGTAATCGAGTTGGTCGTCGTTCGACTTTCCTTCATTGAAATCAAAGTAGTAACCGTACCCGGACGGCTTTCCCCGGTCGTCGAGTATGCGACCGCTGCTCCATTCATTTCCTGTCAAAAATAGATTTCCCTTTACATGCCAAGTAACGTTCCGAGGATTGCCGCCCTTGCCGTCGCCCGCCCTCCCTGGAGCTTCTGCGCTTCTATCGAAGATTGGCTGCAACTCAAACATCGTCGCCAGTCTCCAGTCTGAGTACTCAGCCAGCCGTAGGTCGTTGCAGTACTTCATTGCCTTGTGGTAGCTCACGTCTTTTCCGGCCCACATTAGTTCTGTGGATGGATCGACCCAATATCGATGCGCCTGAGCTTCCTGCGTCTGTTGTCCCGTCATGACGATTGAGGAATTGAGTATAAGAAACGTAAGTAAGGTTTTCATGCCTGCCAGCCATCCTCGGTTTTGTTTATGCGATGACTTGGTGATATCTCTGTTTCCATTATAGAAGCGGGAGGATAACTAATGTGCAAGGCGGAGGTTGTTGTTCATCAACGACTTAGGCGGTTTAGGGGCTTGACAGTTTTTGGGGGTCGGTCGAGGTAGAGGGTGTTCCGGGCCTTGTGGTACGCTTGCCGGTAGCGCAGAGGGCGCATCCGGTCCGCGGAGAGGACAGAAGTCCACCTTGCTTTACAAATAGCGCCACGAACTTACTTTCTGCCCGCAATGTGCGGACCTGGGCATACGAGAGGAAGTTCGCCATGCCGGTTCGACAGCTCCCAGCCAAGCCCGACCTCGACCACCTCAAGCATCAAGCCAAGGATCTGCTTCGTGGCCACGCTGAGCATGCTCCGCTCGTCGCGCAGCAGATTCGAGAGTTTCATCCACGGTTTCTGCGTGCGAAAGATGCTGAGATTTTTCGCGCCCCGTTCAAGTTGAGCGATGCGCAGGTGACGATCGCTCGTGAGCATGGTTTCCAGAGTTGGGTTCGGTTGAAGTCGCATATTGAGAGACCAACGCTCACTGGCCAAATCAGCTTGCCGCATCACGAACGAATTGAGGATGCGGCGTTTCGTCTTGCGGTGAAGCTGATTGACGCCGGCGATGTGGCGGGTTTGCGTTCCCATCTGAAGCAGCATCCCAGGCTGGTCCATCAGCATGTTGTCTTTGAGGGGGGAAACTACTTTCGGAATCCCACGCTGCTGGAGTTTGTGGCGGAGAATCCGGTTCGCCATGGCAGTCTGCCTGCCAGCATTGTCGAGGTAGCCAAGGTGATTCTCGATGCCGGTGCGGAGCGTTCCGCTATTGAGGAGACTCTCATGCTCGTCTGCACCGGCAGTGTCGCTCGGGAGTGTCGCGTCAAGCTTGATTTGATCGATCTGCTTTGCGATCGCGGTGCGAATCCTGAGAGTGCTCTGCGGGCGTCTGCCTTGCATGGAGAGGCTGACGCGGTGAATGCATTGATAGCGCGCGGCGCACAGATCGATCTGCCGGTCGCGGCCGCGCTGGGCAGGGTCGATGACTTTCGCCGTCTGCTTGCAGCGTCCGATGGGGAGGATCGTCATCTTGCACTGGCCCTGGCGTCGCAGTACGGTCAGGTCGAGATCGTTAAGCTGCTGCTGGATGCGGGGGAGGATCCGAACCGTTACAACCCGGTTGGAGGGCACTCTCATACGACGCCGTTGCACCAGGCTGCTGGCGCGGGGAATGAACGGCTGGTGAAGCTTCTCGTCGAACGAGGTGCGAGGCTGGATAGGAAGGATGTGCTGTGGCGAGGGACACCGGCGGATTGGGCCAGGTACGGCGGCAAGACGGAGGTTGAGCGGTATCTTCGTTCGCTGCAGGATGGTGGCTCGGCAACGGCAGAAGGTGCAAGCAAAGCAACGACGAAATACGGGGATTCTTCCCTTTCGGCAAGCTCAGGGTCAGAATGACGGCTCTTTTTGTATGGAGCCTTCCCAGGTGTGACGGTTTCTTGAGAGTTCGGTGATGAAGATCGGATTCGTGTACAGGGTGTCTCCCGGGATGGTGTGTTCGGTGCGGGAGTTGTGGCGGCTGGAGCACAGAGTTCTATTGGCTGGATAACGTGTCTTTTTTAAGGCGCTTTCCGAAGACCAGCCCGACTGTCGTACCGATGGTTGACGAGTGATCACTGACGCCGAAGCGCAAGCCCCCATTAATGCCAAAGGCATCGCCAAACTGGTGATAGAAGCCGCCAAAAATATAGGTGCCTGGCGGGGTGTTGGATTGCGACGTGTTCTGACCAAAGGCCTCGGCATAGAGACGCGTGTCCTTCTGAATGTGATAACTGAGAGCGAATGACTGTTGTCCGCCATAACGACACCCTGTAGTCGTTTGGCAATCAGACTGGACTATCGAGCCGTTTACGATGACGTCCACATCCCCGTTCTTTCCATAGTGGTGATTGAGGAGCAGAATCGCTTGTTGACCGTAGCCTTGAAGCGGGCTTGCCGAGGCAGTGGGAAGCTCTGCCTCATACTGCAATGCGAGTCCCGGCGCAATCCTATGGTATTGTTCCTTTTTCGCCTCGACCTTCCCGCCGAACTGAATCGTTCCGACTCCATTGGTGATGCTTCCGTCCTGTTGTTGATGATTAAACGGAGACCAGTCGAAATCCAGCCTGAGTCTAGGCAGTAGAGAATAAGTGAACAACGTATCTAACGTCTGCTGATTGCCTGGTGGGTTCTGGGGATAGGCATCGTAGCCTACCTCAACCTGCGCGACACCTTGGCTTTGGATGGCTGCACTGTTGGCGATCGTTGGTCTTGTGGGATTTATATTTAGATCTTGTGCCGACATGCTGATCGTCATCAGCGGGAGCATGGCAAAGAGCCAACTGATTTGTTTCATAGGCGGCAATGTCGAGCGTTGGAGTTTCCGATTTTGATCTTTGGCCGATTGAAGTGAGCTCCAAGTTACTACCGGCGCCTTAGCAAAAAGACTATCAGCAGAAGGATCACGATCAACCCTAGACTGCCCGGCCAAACGAACCAGCCGCCACCACTCGAGTATCCGGCCACTAAGCATCCAGACAATCCCAGGGTCGCGAAACATGCGGCTAGCAGGGTTGGTAGTTTCGGGGACAGGCGGAAGGTTGAGAACTTTTCTTTACGATTTCGCATGTTCGTTCCTCAATATGGGACGGGATTGACAACTTTATCGATTGTCGAAACGAACGATAATGCAAGTAGGATGCGAACTTTAGTTATTCGAGGCCATCAGTCCTCATAAATAGGCGTATAGGAAGTCCGCTGATACGGAACAAATATTCATGGAGGTACGTTGCGACCGCGGTCACTGTTCGTTAGGACAGTTTTCGACATAGGTTTAGTTCGTCCGCAAACGCCATATTCCTGATGATTTAGCCATGCGACGGGTTGGTTGGCGTGGACGCGTATTGTTGCGCGGATTTGATTTCAGGCGTCGAGGTGAAAAAGGCCTAGACTATTTGAGTTTTGGTGAAGCTATTGCAGTAGTCGCGGACGTATACTGCCCGCACCTGAAGTTGCAACTGTTTTTATTGTTTGGAGGCCGCTGATGAAGATCGGATTCGTGTACCGAGTGTTTCTCGCGATGGCGTTTTCGGTGGCGGGAGTTGTGGCGGCTGGAGCACAGAGTGGAGCGGCCGGGGAGCAAAGTAACCCTCTGGATGTGGATTCTGCATCGGCTGCTCATGTGACGACCGCACACATGACGACGGCTGATGTGCCAAAGGCTCGTGTCCCGGTAGCTGGTACACCTACGTCTGATGTGGCAGCGGCGAGCGTGCCCGTAGACAATGGGGCGCGGCCGGGCGATTCGCACGTAAGGATTGTGCGGCTGAGTGATGTGAAGGGAACACTCTCACTCGATCGTAAGACGGGCAACGGCTTTGAAGAGACGATGCCGAATATGCCGATTGTTCAAGGCCAGAGACTTCGGACCGCCGATGGATATGCTGAGGTGGAGTTTGAGGACAACAGTACGCTGCGTGTGGCGCCGAACTCGCTGGTGGAGTTTCCGCTGCTGGCGCTGCGCAGCTCGGGAGCCAAGGCCTCGACGATACAGGTGGTGCGGGGGATGGTGTATGTGAACCTGCAAAGCACGAAGGGGAATGAGTTCGTGCTGCGGGCGGGAGATCAGACGATGACGGTTTCGCCGTCGACGCATGCGCGAATGACGGTGGCTGACGGGAAGACAGTTGTCTCGGTCTTCAACGGAAGCGTGGAGGCGAAGCACGGCGCAGAGACGACGCTGGTGACGAAGAAGGAGTCACTGACGCTGGGTGGAGAGCAGGTGGCTGTTGTGAAGAAGATCGAGGAAGCGCCATCTGATGCGTGGGATAAGGAGGCGAACGACTATCATGCGCGCTACTCGCAGGCGAATGCGTTGGTGGCCGGGGGCTCTACCTATGGCTTGAGTGACCTGAACTACTACGGGAACTTTATCAATGGCGGAGCGTTTGGATCTTTCTGGCAGCCGTATCTAATTGGCGCAGGATGGAATCCTTACTTGAATGGCGTGTGGGCGCTATACCCGGGCGCGGGCTACTCGTGGGTGTCTCCGTATCCGTGGGGATGGCTGCCGTATCACTCGGGCAACTGGTCGTTCTTCCCGGGATATGGGTGGGGATGGCAGCCGGGTGGCGCGTTTAATGGATTGAACAATGCTGCGAGTGGCGGCGTTGCGAGTGGCGGTGGCGTGGCAGGGGGGCTGGTTGGGACAGCGGTGCATTCGCCCTTGCGTGCGGCCTCGCCGCAGGCGCCGACCGCGGGTGCGGGTTCGCTGGTGCTTGCGAACAATACGCCAATGGTCTTCTCCAAGGAAGATAAGCCGGGGAACTTTGTGTTCCAGAAGAACTCGGCGGGGTTGGGCGTGCCGAGGGGATCGCTGGGAAGCCTGAACAAGATTTCGAGCCATGTGGAGCAGCACGGATCGGCAAGTATGCAGGTCTATGCTGCCGTGCCATCTGCGGGGGGCATGGCATCGAGTCATGGTGGGAACAGCGGGCCGGTTACATTGCGGGCGGGAGCGCCGATGCAGAGTGCGAATACATCGAATGCACCAGCATCGCGAGGGGAATCGTATGGGGGATCTTCGGCGTCATCGGTCGCTTCTCATAGCTTGGGTGCTCCTTCGGGGAGCGGCGGGTCCTCCGGAAGCGGCGGCCGCGGTGGATCTGGTCCGAAGTAGAAGGTTACTGGCCGCGAAGTTATTGCGTGCGGGAATGTGCGCCCCTGCGATCAGATGGGTCAGGCTGAGACGGTGGGCGGTTCGACCGGGGTCATGACGGGGTGGACGAGGGTGACGATGGTGTCTGCGATCTCGCTGGAGGGGGGGCGGTTGGGGGTTTGGGCCCACTCTTTGGCGGCGCCGTAGATGGCCCATGCGGTGGTGGTGGCGATCATCTGGGGGGAGGTGGGTGCGGCGGAGGCGTGCTTTTCGAGGCCTTCGAGGAGCATGCGGCGTACGACGGCGATGATGGCGGACTCCATGTGGGGCTCCATCTGGCCAGCTTTGGTCGAACAAGGGTGCTCTGAAAAGGCGATGAAGTCGCAGACTCCGAGGACGATGGCGCGCAGGGCGGAGGTGCAGGTGCCGTTGAAGGTGACTCCGCGTTCGGAGAGTAGTTCGTTGAAGCGGGTGCCGACGGTGCATTCGAGCAGGGCGAACTTGTCGGGGTAGTGGTCGTAGAAGGTGGCACGGTTGATGGTGGCGGCTTCGGCGATGTCCTGCACGGAGAGGCTGTCAAACTGCTTTTCTTTCATGAGGTTGACGAGGGCCTGCTGGAGGAGTTTGCGGGTGCGAAGGATGCGCGGGTCCGTGGTTCGTTCGAGGGTCCGCTCGGGCAGGAACTCAGGGACGGGGTCTGGAACCTGCTGTGAGATCTTGTCGAGTTTTACGGGGACGCTGGACATTTTCTCTGACCGACATCTTTATTTTACTCGAATTTGACGGCGTTAGTTGCTTAAACGACATTTGTCGTGTTTTTATGAATCGACACAAGTTGTTTAAACGTCAGATGTCGTATAGGAGATTTCGCCATGCCCACTTTACTTGTTGTGAATTCCAGCCCCTTTCATGAGACTTCGGTCTCCCGCAACCTGTCCGAGGAGTTCGTTCAGAACTGGAAGCAGGCGAACCCGAACGGACGAGTGATTACCCGCGACCTGACTTCAAGCGATTTGAAGACGATCGATGCTGCCTGGGTTGGGGCTGTGTATACGCCAAAGGATAGTCGGACGGCGGAGCAGAAGCAGGTGCTTGAGGTGTCGGACACGCTGCTTGGTGAACTGCGGGCGGCGGATGAGTATGTCTTTGGGGTGCCGATGCACAACTTCGCGATTCCTTCGGTGCTGAAGCTGTGGATCGACCAGATTGCTCGTGTGGGCGAGACGTTTTCGTATGCGGACGGAACGCCTAAGGGTCTGCTGCAGGGGAAGAAGGCTACGTTCCTGGTTGCCTCGGGTGGGGCTTATGACGCGGGGACGGTGATGGCTTCGTTCAACCATGTTGAGCCTTATCTGCGTTCGGTGTTTGGCTTCCTGGGCGTGACGGATACGAAGTTCGTGTCGGCCGGTGGCGCTGCTGCGCTGATGCATGGGCAGGATCGGGCGACGTTCCTGAAGCCGCATGTTGAGGCGATTCGTTCGCAGTTTGTGGCGGCTTAATCGTTGCGGCGACTGCTTAATAGCTAGGTGTGCTTAGCTGATTTTGAAAGAGGAGGTATTGGTATGAAGATCGCATCGCTGGTTGCCAGGTATCTGCTGGGCTTTATCTTTCTTGTCTTTGGATTGAACGGCTTTCTGCACTTCATCCCGATGCCTCCTCCTTCGGGAGTCGCTGGGGATTTTATGTTTGCGCTGTTTGAGTCGCACTATCTGGTAATCATCTTTCTCCTTCAGCTGATTCCTGCGGTGCTGCTGCTGGCGAATCGGTTTGTGCCGCTGGCTCTGACGCTGCTGGCGCCGGTGATTGTGAATATCATTTGCTTCCATGCGCTGATGGCTCCGGCAGGGTTGCCGATGGCTTTGTTTGTCACCGTGCTTTGGGGGTTGGTGGCTTATGGGGTGCGGTCGGCGTTTGCGGGGTTGCTGCAGGTGCGGGTTGCGGACGCGGTTTGAAGAGCGAATGAAGAGAGATGAGATCGGAAGCGCTCTTCTGTGCTCCGGACGGTGATACTGTCCGGAGCTTCGTTCGTCAGGCGACGATTGCGAGCATAGGAGGCGAGGCGCGCGAATCTGGCAGATCTGCGAAAGCAGTTCAGGATCTAGATGCGGTGGTGGTCGGGTCGCCAGTTAACGATGGCTTGCTTGATGGCCTTGGGATCCATGTTTTTGGTGAGGGCGCGGTGGGCGAGGTCGGGGAGCTCGGCGTCGGAGGCGAAGCGGAGGGCGATGAGCTGGGGGACGGTGAGCTCGTCGATGTGAGCGCGGTCTGCGGGGGGGAGGAGTGCCTGGAGGCGGAGACGCTCTTCGAGGCGGATGATGCGGTCCTGGGCTTTGAGGGAGGAGCCACGGGCTGCGCCGGCTATCAGGAAGAAGACGATGGACATGACGATCCACCAGAGATTGGTGTGCTGGTAAGCGGGCCATCGGTGAATGGTGATGTAGATGGAGAAGACGAGGTTGAGCAGGAGCAGGGGAAGGATGATGAAGTGAAAGAGTGGGTAGAACCGGGCGTGGTTCTTGAAGTTCTGCGGGGCGGCCATGGTGAGTCCTCTTTGCGCGAAATGATGGCGGGGCCAGCATAGCACTCCTCGGTGTGAGGCGAGAGTGGTTGCGTGGGATGGATGGGTGATGTCCTGCCGGACGGGCTCGCTACGCGCGACGCGGTCACTTCGTGACTTGTATACCTTATGACGCGGGATGGAGTTCGTTTGCGGTAGCCTTGAGGAATGAAGAGTTCAACGATCGCAATGACGGGGAAGAAGCGGATTGGTGTGCATGTGGGGACGGCGGGTGGGACGTGGACTGCCGTCGAGCGGGCCGTGGCAGCGGGGGCGAATACCTTTCAGATCTTCTCTTCGAGCCCGCGACAGTGGCGGGCGGCGGCGGTAAAGCCTGAGGACGCGGCGAAGATGAGAGAGCTGCGGGCGAAGCATGATGTGGGGCCGGTGGCAATTCATGCGAGCTATCTGATCAATCTTTGCAGCCAGACGGAGAGCGTTCGGGTAAATGGCGTGGCGGCGTTTCGCGGAGAGGTGGAGCGGGCGCTGGCACTGGGGGCGGAGTATCTGGTGCTGCATCCGGGGAGCTGGAAGGGGCTTACGCGCGAGGAGGGATTGCGGCTGGCGGCGGAGTCGATTGAGAAGGCGATTGATGGGGTGGCGTGGGAGGGGAAGGACTTCAGGATTTTGATTGAGAACACGGCTGGGGCGGAGTTTTCTCTTGGCGGAAAGCTGGAGCAGGTGGCGGAGCTGGTGGAGCGGCTGAAGGCTTGTGCGCCGGTGGGAGTGTGTCTGGATACGTGCCATGTGCACGTGGCGGGGTATGACCTGGTGTCGCCCGATGGGTATGTGGAGACGATGCTGCTGGTGAAGGATACGGTGGGGTTCGATGCGGTGAAGGTGTGGCACTGCAATGATGCGAAGGCGGCGATGGGCTCGAAGCTGGACCGGCATGAGCATATCGGGGAGGGGACGATTGGGGCGGAGGTGTTTCGGCGGCTGCTGCATGATGAGCGGTTTGAGCATGCGGCGTTTATTGCGGAGACGCCGGTGGACGCTCCGGGGGATGAGGCGCGAAATGTTGGGGTGCTGCGGACACTGGCGGCGGGATGAGGCTTATTTGGTAGGGAATCTAGTTGCTTCGCAGAAGGGGGCTTGCTAGGCTAGGTGCGCTTCAGCATCCTGGAATTTGATCGAGGGATACGATGCGCGTTAACACTTGTTGTATGACGATCGCTGCGGTTTCAGCGTTACTGGTCTCAGGGACGATAGCCAGGGCACAGAGTCCGATTCCATGTGCGCTCGGGGTTATGAGTTATGCAGGCTTAGGTCAGCAAAATGTTACGGGCGCCCCCTACAGCGCTGCCTTGAGGACGAGCTTCGAACAAAAGCTTCCAGATGGAAACGCGATTCGTAGCTCCCAAATCGTTCATCAGGCGCGAGACTCCAAAGGGAAAACCTTGAATGAGGCTCCTATCGGGTGTACGCACGCTGAGGATGGCCGGCTAAAGGCAGTGCTGGCGGTGACGGTCTTCGATCCAACGACGAAGACCATATTGAACTGGCAGATAGACGATATGGTGTCGAAGGTTGTGCATGTCCATCTCATGCATGAGCCGAATCATAAGCCGCCGACGGCGGAAGAGGCTGCGGAACAGATGAAGCGGGCGCAGGTGGCAGCTAGAACCCAAAAGAACGATGAAGTGCGGATAGAGAGCCTGGGAAGCAAGACAGTTGCCGGAGTTCAGGTCGAAGGGGTGAGAAGGGTTCGGACGATTCCTGCGGGGGAAGAAGGAAATGAGCTGCCGATGGAAGTGATCGATGAGCAATGGAGTTCGAAGGCGCTGAGTCTGACTCTGCTTCGCATCGACGACGATCCGAGGCGTGGCCGAACCACTGTTGAATTTGAAGACTTGAGTCTCAGTGAGCCCGATCCTGCAGTGTTTGCGGCTCCTGCTGGCTACAAGATCGTGGAACAACGTCACGTGGAGACGACGGTTGCACCGTAGTAGGACGATGGGGACATTGTTTCAGGAGCTAAAAATATTCGTGTTGAGGAACTGGTTGCGGAACTTTCCTTGTGGGTCGTATTGGGTAAGGAGGGTTTTGTAGTCGGGCGTCTTGGGGTAGAGACGCTGGAGGGTTGCGGGGGGGATGGTGTTGACCTTGGCCCAGTGGGGGCGGGCGTTGAAGGGAGCTAGCTTTTCTTCGATGAGGGGGAGGAGGGCCTGGACGGCGTCGTTCTCAGGCTTCCACGTGAAGTGGATGGCGAGGGAGGGTCGCTGGTAGGCCATGCTGAGCCAGAGGTTGTCGGCGGCGATGGTGCGGAGCTCGGTGATGTAGAGGTGCGGGGTGATGCGGTCGCGGAGCTGTTCGACGGCGAGGATGGCTTCGTAGGCGTGCTCGCGGGGGACGAAGTACTCGGTTTGAATCTCGGCGCCGCTGCTGGGGGTGAAGTTGAGTTTGAAGTGGGGGAGGCGCTCGTACCAGGGGCCGGGGACGCCGAACTGCTCGGTGCATGCTTCGGCGGAGTGGCCGGCGACGGGATGGAGTTTTTTCGTGGCTTGCTTTGCGCCGAAGAACTCGGGCTCGAATTTCACGGAGGTAGCGCCGGGTTCGACGCGGCGTTTGACCCAGACCTGGGTGGCGCGATGGTTTTGCCAGTCGGTGAAGAGGCTGACACTGTAGCCGCTGAGGTAGATCTCTTCGAGGTGGTGTTCGAGTTGGGAGAAGGAGAGGTTTTCGTAGACGACTTGTGCGACCTGGAAGGTGGGTTGGAGGTCGAGGGTGGTTTTGGTGACGACTCCGAGGCCGCCGAGGTTGACGATCTGTCCGAGGAAGGGGTCGTTGTTGTCATTGGGGTCTTTGGTGCGTGAGAGGGTGTGGAGGGTGCCGTCGGCGGTGACGAGCTCGAGGCCGGAGACGATGGTGGCGAGGTTGCCGTTGTTGCTGCCGGAGCCGTGGGTGGCGGTGGCGCAGGCTCCGATGACGGAGACGTGAGGGAGCGAGGCGAGGTTGGGGACGGCGAAGCCCTGGGCGTCGATGATGGGGGCGAGTTTGCCGTAGGTGACGCCTGCGCCGACGGTGGCGGTGCGGGCTTTGGCGTCGATGTCGATGGAGTCGAGCTGCTTGAGGGAGATCTGGGCGTGGGTGCTGTCGGCGATGGCGTTGAAGGAGTGGCCGCGGCCGAGGGCGCGCAGCTTGTCGCAGCTTTTGACGATGTGCTGGACTTCTTCGACGGTTTTGGGTTGGTAGAGGGTGTCGGTGTGGAAGGTGAGGTTGCCGGCCCAGTTGGTTCGCGGGGCGGTCTGGTGGGCGGCGTCTTGCTCGGAGGCTGAGGCGAAGCGTGAGAGCATGGCGGCGGTGAGGATGGAGCCGGAGCCTTTGAGGAACTGTCTCTTATTCATGTCGCACACTCGATTCGGTGGAAGCCTGTGACTGGTTTTTGGAAAGGAGCGTGCCGCTACTCCGGTTGCCGGTCAGGCCTTTATAGGGATTTGGCGGCTTCAACGCAAGCGGCACGCCGAGCAGGAGCGCAGAGAGAGTGGTTGTGTGGGAGGGAGTCTGTGTGGTTAGGTCGCCTGGAGAGGTGGGGTGGACGGTACAATCGTAAGAGTATGCCTGAGAGACGAACGAGCGAAATCGGCGGGAAAACATTGAATATTGAGGATAGTTCTTCCGGTGCGGAGTTGACTCAGCCGCAGCGGTATAACCCGGCTGAGATCGAGCCGAAGTGGCAGGCCCGGTGGGATGCGGATGCGACGCTGTATGCGGCAGAGGCGCATGATTCGGGGAAGCCAAAGTACTACTGCCTGGAGATGCTGCCGTATCCGAGCGGCGCGCTGCATATTGGGCATGTGCGGAACTATG
The nucleotide sequence above comes from Tunturibacter empetritectus. Encoded proteins:
- a CDS encoding diflavin oxidoreductase gives rise to the protein MTEVEAQEAQKDQPTSGHASKYTRNNPFLSTVTYNRLLTGEGSEKETRHVELTIEEGMTYTPGDAVGIIPENRAIAVAEVLEALHFTGRERVLDHYKVEISLEEALRTRLGIGKLSRGSVGQYAKLAPTNERLKCLVGPENKARAEEYCWGREFVDLATDFPKVVTDPQQLFNILQRLTPRMYSIASSQAMHKDNVQTTVRVVRYEAHDRDRQGVASGHLGDRAGEGTTMPIFLHSNNSFRLPEDTTKPVIMIGPGTGIAPFRAFLEERQATGQRGDNWLFFGEQREAMDFLYKDQFQAMHKDGVLTRLDTAFSRDQARKVYVQDRMQERAKELYEWLERGAYFYVCGDATRMAKDVETALLDVIARGSNGTLDHAAEYLAAMKKQKRYQRDVY
- a CDS encoding Lcl domain-containing protein, yielding MKTLLTFLILNSSIVMTGQQTQEAQAHRYWVDPSTELMWAGKDVSYHKAMKYCNDLRLAEYSDWRLATMFELQPIFDRSAEAPGRAGDGKGGNPRNVTWHVKGNLFLTGNEWSSGRILDDRGKPSGYGYYFDFNEGKSNDDQLDYSSGKRALCVRISAKKAANH
- a CDS encoding ankyrin repeat domain-containing protein, yielding MPVRQLPAKPDLDHLKHQAKDLLRGHAEHAPLVAQQIREFHPRFLRAKDAEIFRAPFKLSDAQVTIAREHGFQSWVRLKSHIERPTLTGQISLPHHERIEDAAFRLAVKLIDAGDVAGLRSHLKQHPRLVHQHVVFEGGNYFRNPTLLEFVAENPVRHGSLPASIVEVAKVILDAGAERSAIEETLMLVCTGSVARECRVKLDLIDLLCDRGANPESALRASALHGEADAVNALIARGAQIDLPVAAALGRVDDFRRLLAASDGEDRHLALALASQYGQVEIVKLLLDAGEDPNRYNPVGGHSHTTPLHQAAGAGNERLVKLLVERGARLDRKDVLWRGTPADWARYGGKTEVERYLRSLQDGGSATAEGASKATTKYGDSSLSASSGSE
- a CDS encoding FecR family protein, producing the protein MKIGFVYRVFLAMAFSVAGVVAAGAQSGAAGEQSNPLDVDSASAAHVTTAHMTTADVPKARVPVAGTPTSDVAAASVPVDNGARPGDSHVRIVRLSDVKGTLSLDRKTGNGFEETMPNMPIVQGQRLRTADGYAEVEFEDNSTLRVAPNSLVEFPLLALRSSGAKASTIQVVRGMVYVNLQSTKGNEFVLRAGDQTMTVSPSTHARMTVADGKTVVSVFNGSVEAKHGAETTLVTKKESLTLGGEQVAVVKKIEEAPSDAWDKEANDYHARYSQANALVAGGSTYGLSDLNYYGNFINGGAFGSFWQPYLIGAGWNPYLNGVWALYPGAGYSWVSPYPWGWLPYHSGNWSFFPGYGWGWQPGGAFNGLNNAASGGVASGGGVAGGLVGTAVHSPLRAASPQAPTAGAGSLVLANNTPMVFSKEDKPGNFVFQKNSAGLGVPRGSLGSLNKISSHVEQHGSASMQVYAAVPSAGGMASSHGGNSGPVTLRAGAPMQSANTSNAPASRGESYGGSSASSVASHSLGAPSGSGGSSGSGGRGGSGPK
- a CDS encoding TetR/AcrR family transcriptional regulator, with the protein product MSSVPVKLDKISQQVPDPVPEFLPERTLERTTDPRILRTRKLLQQALVNLMKEKQFDSLSVQDIAEAATINRATFYDHYPDKFALLECTVGTRFNELLSERGVTFNGTCTSALRAIVLGVCDFIAFSEHPCSTKAGQMEPHMESAIIAVVRRMLLEGLEKHASAAPTSPQMIATTTAWAIYGAAKEWAQTPNRPPSSEIADTIVTLVHPVMTPVEPPTVSA
- a CDS encoding FMN-dependent NADH-azoreductase; the protein is MPTLLVVNSSPFHETSVSRNLSEEFVQNWKQANPNGRVITRDLTSSDLKTIDAAWVGAVYTPKDSRTAEQKQVLEVSDTLLGELRAADEYVFGVPMHNFAIPSVLKLWIDQIARVGETFSYADGTPKGLLQGKKATFLVASGGAYDAGTVMASFNHVEPYLRSVFGFLGVTDTKFVSAGGAAALMHGQDRATFLKPHVEAIRSQFVAA
- a CDS encoding DUF6526 family protein, whose product is MAAPQNFKNHARFYPLFHFIILPLLLLNLVFSIYITIHRWPAYQHTNLWWIVMSIVFFLIAGAARGSSLKAQDRIIRLEERLRLQALLPPADRAHIDELTVPQLIALRFASDAELPDLAHRALTKNMDPKAIKQAIVNWRPDHHRI
- a CDS encoding deoxyribonuclease IV; this encodes MKSSTIAMTGKKRIGVHVGTAGGTWTAVERAVAAGANTFQIFSSSPRQWRAAAVKPEDAAKMRELRAKHDVGPVAIHASYLINLCSQTESVRVNGVAAFRGEVERALALGAEYLVLHPGSWKGLTREEGLRLAAESIEKAIDGVAWEGKDFRILIENTAGAEFSLGGKLEQVAELVERLKACAPVGVCLDTCHVHVAGYDLVSPDGYVETMLLVKDTVGFDAVKVWHCNDAKAAMGSKLDRHEHIGEGTIGAEVFRRLLHDERFEHAAFIAETPVDAPGDEARNVGVLRTLAAG